The genomic window GTTATTGACAATGATCCACGCAGATTCAATGTGGGAATTGTTTTTTGGCATTGGTGGCAACATTTTCCACTTCATCTCCTCGTCCATCATGTACACCTCACCATTAAAGATCTGAAATGCGACCAAACATTAGAAACTAGaggcgtttttttttttttttcagttttgactAAAGAGGAAGGTAAACCTCGCGTCTACGTGAGCACTTGAAGATGGGTGAGTTAGGTTTGGCCATGAAGTCACCTTCTTGGCCACCGATTACAAGTAGTTTATCGTTAGCAACTACACAAGCCCTACACACCGTAAAACCGCAATGTTAGCACCCTAAGGGACTCAAAACAAAAGGCAAAACAGGCAGTGACTAAAGACAATATAAAACCTGTGTGGTCCACCTCGAGGAATAGGGACCTCTTCCCGCCATTCGTCGAGTGCTTTGCCATCTTTTACAGCTATGCTCCAATGGTCAAAAGCAACGGCATTGCGATTCTCTTTGCTTCCACCCATCACATGAAGCCTCCCTCTCCATATCTGAGTCGCAGGAGCATACCTGAGTCCAACAAAACAGAGCTCGGCAATCGCAGTCCACTATACTTTAACATGATATATCTTCTGACTTAAAGTCTTTACCTTGGAGCTGGTAGTGAAGGAAATTCGAGCCAAGTCTTTGTGAATGAGTCTAAAACAAAGGAACGAGAAGTAGGTCCTCTACATTGTGGACCAAGCTGCCCTGAAACCACATATACATACCGTCCATCCGTCACAATCCCGAGGTGCGAATTCGCCATTTCTTTAGGAGTGTGGAATCTGTCACACCACTTATTGTCTGTGAAATTGAACACATCCACATGAGAATGAACCTGAGGCAAAATAATCAAGTGATCATTAAcaccatttttaaaactaatcaaGTGATGATCATTCTCAAGTTCCTTACATAGTCGAGACTGCCGTAACCGGAGAAGACATACAAAAGGTTATTGATTTGAACTGAGTATCCATCAAGACGAGGAACTGGAGCTGATTCCATTTCCTCCCATTTTAACTCCGGCGCCGGTATATCGGCAAATATTGCCGATAAGAATCGGACATGATCTTTTGTATCATTCGATTGTTTGCTTCTCTGCAAGCAAACACAAAATGGTGAAACTTAGAATGAAATTCACAAATagctaaaaccctaaaagcaCAATCAATTGAAACGTAGAAAGGAAGATAAAGCAAAAAGTAAGAATAGCTGATAAACCCTACAAACTAAGAATATGATCAATTGAAAAGATTAGGCAAAGG from Arabidopsis thaliana chromosome 3, partial sequence includes these protein-coding regions:
- a CDS encoding Galactose oxidase/kelch repeat superfamily protein (Galactose oxidase/kelch repeat superfamily protein; CONTAINS InterPro DOMAIN/s: Galactose oxidase/kelch, beta-propeller (InterPro:IPR011043), Kelch related (InterPro:IPR013089), Kelch-type beta propeller (InterPro:IPR015915); BEST Arabidopsis thaliana protein match is: Galactose oxidase/kelch repeat superfamily protein (TAIR:AT1G51540.1); Has 1505 Blast hits to 1317 proteins in 198 species: Archae - 25; Bacteria - 276; Metazoa - 909; Fungi - 25; Plants - 115; Viruses - 52; Other Eukaryotes - 103 (source: NCBI BLink).); translated protein: MANKPDHHHHHHQSSRRLMLVLYFTSVLGIGFIAAFLCLSSSIPSVSAVFSIWVPVNRPEIQIPIIDSKIVQKRSKQSNDTKDHVRFLSAIFADIPAPELKWEEMESAPVPRLDGYSVQINNLLYVFSGYGSLDYVHSHVDVFNFTDNKWCDRFHTPKEMANSHLGIVTDGRYVYVVSGQLGPQCRGPTSRSFVLDSFTKTWLEFPSLPAPRYAPATQIWRGRLHVMGGSKENRNAVAFDHWSIAVKDGKALDEWREEVPIPRGGPHRACVVANDKLLVIGGQEGDFMAKPNSPIFKCSRRREIFNGEVYMMDEEMKWKMLPPMPKNNSHIESAWIIVNNSIVIVGGTTDWHPVTKRLVLVGEIFRFQLDTLTWSVIGRLPYRVKTAMAGFWNGYLYFTSGQRDRGPDNPQPGKVIGEMWRTKLKF